In a single window of the Streptomyces sp. NBC_00353 genome:
- a CDS encoding FUSC family protein: MADAEADRKRYAPPAWLLTGLRPQPAPVPWAAAVRASVALAAPLAVGFALDRPAYGALVSMGALSGVIGDTADAYRMRILNIAVPQLFGALGIMLGSFVYGTGWAAVGALTAVALVSGMMSTIGAVASLSGLLLLLNSVVGTGLPLPKPWWVAPLLLMLGGLFVLALTLLAWPLRRKLPERLSVADTYFTVADLLAAAGTDAYEERRQAVTRSLNTSYDLILARRARYHGRSGSMVRLLTQLNVVIPLVEAAPAVHVRQCPLPDAIPAAVRELAEDVEESRAGGAEPELPAPDSPATRAVDSALRHAVAVVHNADAYNIDDRLGRPAALGVRIRRATRSVLFSGTSWRYGLRLALCIGLAQALTSLVSMDRSYWVALTVTFVLKPDFGSVFSRAVLRAVGTAAGLVVAAPVLAEVPIGWWDVPVMVLLAPLIPALAVKGYAFQTAAITPVILLLSDLLNHRGVALVQPRLVDSLIGCVIVLVAGYLLWPESWHTRIGHRLADTVTDLADYVGSAFGTAGDGGGVTRPDQAERARARRRIYRDLSSIRSEFQRALTEPPPVGTRAAAWLPLVVAVERIVDATTAARVRVNHGAPEPAPAEVAEIRQQLRELAERLRATVVLVGVRTELPGDEEGVLAPLRQEVAAARAIASPQP, from the coding sequence TTGGCAGATGCCGAGGCGGACCGGAAACGGTACGCGCCGCCGGCCTGGCTGCTGACGGGACTTCGCCCACAACCGGCCCCCGTCCCGTGGGCCGCGGCTGTCCGCGCCTCCGTTGCCCTGGCCGCACCGCTCGCCGTCGGCTTTGCGCTGGACCGGCCCGCGTACGGCGCGCTCGTCTCCATGGGCGCGCTCTCCGGTGTCATCGGCGACACCGCCGACGCGTACCGGATGCGGATCCTCAACATCGCTGTTCCGCAGCTGTTCGGCGCGCTCGGCATCATGCTCGGCTCGTTCGTGTACGGGACGGGCTGGGCGGCCGTCGGTGCGCTGACCGCCGTCGCCCTGGTCTCCGGCATGATGTCGACGATCGGCGCCGTGGCCTCCCTGTCCGGGCTGCTGCTCCTGCTCAACTCGGTTGTCGGCACCGGGCTGCCGCTGCCGAAGCCTTGGTGGGTGGCGCCGCTGCTGCTGATGCTCGGCGGCCTGTTCGTGCTCGCCCTGACGCTGCTGGCGTGGCCGCTGCGGCGGAAACTGCCGGAGCGGCTCTCGGTCGCCGACACATACTTCACGGTCGCCGATCTGCTGGCCGCCGCGGGCACCGACGCGTACGAGGAGCGAAGGCAGGCGGTCACCCGGTCGCTGAACACCTCGTACGACCTGATCCTCGCCCGCCGGGCCCGGTACCACGGCCGCAGCGGCTCGATGGTGCGGCTGCTCACCCAGCTCAATGTGGTCATCCCGCTCGTCGAGGCGGCGCCCGCGGTGCATGTACGGCAATGTCCGCTGCCCGACGCGATCCCGGCGGCGGTGCGTGAACTGGCGGAGGACGTCGAGGAGAGCCGCGCCGGCGGCGCCGAACCGGAGCTGCCCGCACCCGACTCACCCGCCACCCGGGCGGTGGACAGCGCGCTGCGCCACGCGGTGGCCGTCGTGCACAACGCCGATGCCTACAACATCGACGACCGGCTCGGACGCCCCGCCGCGCTCGGGGTGAGGATCCGGCGGGCGACCCGCTCCGTGCTGTTCTCCGGGACCTCCTGGCGCTACGGGCTGCGGCTGGCCCTCTGCATCGGCCTGGCCCAGGCGCTGACCTCACTGGTCTCCATGGACCGCTCCTACTGGGTGGCGCTGACCGTCACGTTCGTGCTCAAGCCGGACTTCGGCTCGGTCTTCTCCCGTGCGGTGCTGCGTGCGGTGGGCACGGCGGCCGGTCTCGTCGTCGCCGCGCCCGTCCTCGCCGAGGTGCCGATCGGGTGGTGGGACGTACCGGTGATGGTGCTGCTGGCCCCGCTGATCCCGGCGCTCGCGGTCAAGGGGTACGCGTTTCAGACCGCGGCCATCACACCGGTCATCCTGCTGCTGTCCGATCTGCTGAACCACCGGGGCGTCGCTCTGGTGCAGCCCCGCCTGGTGGACAGCCTGATCGGCTGTGTGATCGTGCTGGTGGCGGGCTATCTGCTGTGGCCGGAGAGCTGGCACACCCGGATCGGCCACCGGCTCGCGGACACGGTGACGGACCTCGCCGACTATGTGGGGTCGGCATTCGGCACGGCGGGCGACGGCGGCGGGGTCACCCGCCCCGACCAGGCGGAACGGGCGCGGGCCCGGCGCCGCATCTACCGCGATCTGTCCTCCATACGTTCCGAGTTCCAGCGCGCCCTGACGGAACCGCCGCCGGTCGGCACCCGGGCCGCTGCCTGGTTGCCGCTGGTCGTCGCGGTCGAGCGGATCGTGGACGCGACGACGGCGGCCCGGGTCCGGGTGAACCACGGGGCGCCGGAACCGGCGCCCGCGGAGGTGGCCGAGATCCGGCAGCAGCTGCGGGAACTGGCCGAACGGCTGCGGGCGACCGTGGTCCTGGTGGGAGTGCGCACCGAACTGCCGGGCGACGAGGAAGGGGTGCTGGCGCCGCTGCGCCAGGAGGTGGCGGCGGCACGCGCGATCGCCTCACCACAGCCGTAG
- a CDS encoding RNA-binding S4 domain-containing protein codes for MVSGEAPQAEGSVRVDSWIWSVRLTKTRSQAAAACRAGHVRVNGDRAKPAQTLHVGDEVRLRHGGRDRIVVVSRIVKKRVGPPVAAECFVDNSPPPPPREAVIQVPVRDRGTGRPTKRDRREMERLQGRGPGDHPA; via the coding sequence ATGGTTTCCGGTGAGGCACCGCAGGCGGAGGGAAGCGTCCGCGTCGACAGTTGGATCTGGTCGGTACGGCTGACCAAGACCCGCTCGCAGGCCGCTGCCGCCTGCCGCGCCGGACACGTCAGGGTCAACGGCGACCGGGCCAAGCCCGCGCAGACCCTGCACGTGGGGGACGAGGTACGGCTCCGGCACGGCGGCCGGGACCGGATCGTCGTGGTGTCGCGCATCGTGAAGAAGCGGGTCGGCCCTCCGGTGGCCGCGGAGTGCTTCGTCGACAACAGTCCGCCTCCGCCGCCGCGGGAAGCGGTGATCCAGGTGCCGGTCCGCGACCGGGGCACGGGCCGTCCGACCAAACGCGACCGGCGCGAGATGGAGCGCCTGCAGGGCCGTGGCCCCGGGGACCACCCGGCCTGA
- a CDS encoding APC family permease, with protein MPDRPGRGLQPNVLGTFHTIVMAVAGSAPAYSLAATSAVLVGTVGLGGPAALLYCAIPMLGIALAYRQLGRIDVNAGAGYSWVGRTLHPFLGFLSGWALVVAATLFMVAGSLPAGTMTLTVIDSRFADDTTLATFIGAGWFLVMLLVVLGGARLSARTQLVISGVELVILLVFAVVALVRGSAPGEGTGAGPGVAHAFDWSWLGFEHFDGVSGFASGALIAAFYYWGWDVTGNLSEETRNSRRTTGLAGIVGVLTVFALVEVFTIAVNVVLSADDIERHSANVLTVLGERVWPGVGGKLLVVAVMLSTVATLQTTLIQVTRSLFAMGRDHTMPAAFGRVHRSWNTPWVAVAAVGGVALALILASLALGPVHHILGVAVEAIGLQIAVYYGLAGLAAVVAYRKLLCRSVADLVLGGLWPLTGSLFMFWIFFEALGDFSATALALGLGSLAVGAVPMLWYWRRGSSYYRPAKLDASQTVRTEEPSDYAHSTTIVTDY; from the coding sequence ATGCCCGACCGGCCCGGCCGTGGGCTCCAGCCCAATGTCCTCGGCACGTTCCACACGATCGTGATGGCCGTGGCGGGCAGCGCCCCCGCCTACTCGCTGGCCGCCACCAGTGCCGTGCTCGTCGGCACGGTCGGTCTCGGCGGGCCCGCCGCCCTGCTGTACTGCGCGATACCGATGCTCGGCATCGCCCTCGCCTACCGGCAGCTCGGCCGGATCGACGTCAACGCGGGTGCCGGCTACTCCTGGGTGGGCAGGACCCTGCACCCGTTCCTCGGCTTCCTGAGCGGCTGGGCACTGGTCGTCGCGGCGACCCTGTTCATGGTCGCGGGATCGCTGCCCGCCGGGACGATGACGCTGACCGTCATCGACTCCCGGTTCGCCGACGACACGACGCTCGCCACCTTCATCGGGGCCGGCTGGTTCCTGGTGATGCTGCTCGTCGTGCTCGGCGGAGCCCGGCTCAGCGCCCGCACCCAGCTGGTGATCTCCGGGGTCGAGCTGGTGATCCTGCTGGTCTTCGCGGTCGTCGCACTCGTCCGCGGGTCCGCCCCCGGTGAAGGCACCGGAGCCGGACCCGGCGTCGCGCACGCCTTCGACTGGTCCTGGCTCGGCTTCGAACACTTCGACGGCGTCTCCGGCTTCGCCTCCGGTGCGCTGATCGCCGCCTTCTACTACTGGGGCTGGGACGTCACCGGCAACCTCAGCGAGGAGACCCGCAACAGCCGCCGCACCACGGGCCTGGCCGGGATCGTGGGCGTGCTCACCGTCTTCGCGCTCGTCGAGGTGTTCACCATCGCGGTGAACGTGGTCCTCTCCGCCGACGACATCGAGCGGCACAGCGCCAACGTACTGACCGTGCTCGGCGAACGGGTCTGGCCCGGCGTCGGCGGAAAGCTGCTGGTGGTGGCCGTGATGCTGTCGACCGTCGCGACGCTGCAGACCACACTCATCCAGGTCACGCGCTCACTGTTCGCGATGGGCCGCGACCACACGATGCCGGCCGCGTTCGGCCGGGTGCACCGCAGCTGGAACACCCCGTGGGTGGCGGTCGCCGCCGTCGGGGGCGTCGCCCTCGCCCTGATCCTCGCCTCCCTCGCCCTCGGCCCGGTCCACCACATCCTGGGCGTGGCCGTCGAGGCGATCGGGCTGCAGATCGCCGTGTACTACGGCCTCGCGGGCCTGGCCGCGGTCGTCGCGTACCGCAAACTGCTGTGCCGCTCGGTCGCCGATCTCGTCCTCGGCGGACTCTGGCCGCTGACCGGCTCGCTCTTCATGTTCTGGATCTTCTTCGAGGCGCTCGGCGACTTCAGCGCAACGGCGCTCGCGCTCGGCCTCGGCAGTCTCGCCGTGGGAGCCGTCCCGATGCTCTGGTACTGGCGACGCGGCAGCTCGTACTACCGGCCGGCGAAGCTCGACGCCTCGCAGACCGTACGGACCGAGGAACCGTCCGACTACGCCCACTCCACCACGATCGTCACCGATTACTGA